A DNA window from Halorubrum sp. DM2 contains the following coding sequences:
- a CDS encoding glycosyltransferase family 2 protein: MYRGATVAVVVPAYNEAGFVGEVIETVPRFVDRVYVVDDCSTDDTWAEIRETLSGFEGSERPGGLLRPIVDGAETVTDGSGAITDGSGAITDGSEAVAGGSGPIDDGPRPVPDGLKPAWRDRIVARDARSGTALPDRHIVALRHRENTGVGGAIKTGYRNAAGDAAGVDVVAVMNGDGQMDPTILDRIIDPVVNGDSHYAKGNRLRHTEYRRDMSVWRTFGNFLLTGLTRIASGYWGMTDPQNGYTAISREALKRVEFESLYEDYGFCNHLLVRLNRQGLRIADVPMRAVYGDETSHIRYGSFVPALSLLLLRSYLGRLLDADRGGFGDPAAAAQLLGMGSVVVGVAIGLGALLAFAPAAASAGGVVALLGLVSFVAGVATERRRNADLEVRVDPDAPPWRGGVEADGAPPAAEAEPTEQTPAGED, encoded by the coding sequence ATGTATCGGGGGGCTACCGTCGCCGTCGTGGTCCCCGCCTACAACGAGGCGGGGTTCGTCGGCGAGGTCATCGAGACCGTCCCCCGGTTCGTCGACCGCGTGTACGTCGTGGACGACTGCTCGACCGACGACACGTGGGCGGAGATCCGCGAGACGCTCTCCGGGTTCGAGGGGTCGGAGCGTCCCGGCGGTCTCCTGCGACCGATCGTCGACGGGGCGGAAACAGTCACCGACGGATCGGGAGCGATCACCGACGGATCGGGAGCGATCACCGACGGATCGGAGGCCGTCGCCGGCGGATCGGGACCGATCGACGACGGACCGAGACCGGTCCCCGACGGGCTGAAACCCGCTTGGCGGGACCGGATCGTCGCCCGGGACGCGCGGTCGGGAACGGCGCTGCCCGACCGTCACATCGTCGCGCTCCGGCACCGCGAGAACACCGGGGTCGGCGGCGCGATAAAGACCGGATACCGCAACGCCGCGGGCGACGCCGCCGGCGTCGACGTCGTGGCGGTGATGAACGGCGACGGGCAGATGGACCCGACGATCCTCGACCGGATCATCGACCCGGTCGTGAACGGGGACTCCCATTACGCGAAGGGGAACCGCCTCCGGCACACGGAGTACAGGCGCGACATGTCGGTGTGGCGGACGTTCGGGAACTTCCTGCTCACCGGTCTCACGCGGATCGCCAGCGGCTACTGGGGGATGACCGACCCGCAGAACGGGTACACGGCGATCTCCCGGGAGGCGCTCAAGCGCGTCGAGTTCGAGTCGCTCTACGAGGACTACGGCTTCTGTAACCACCTGCTCGTCCGCCTGAACAGGCAGGGGTTGCGGATCGCCGACGTCCCCATGCGAGCGGTGTACGGCGACGAGACGAGCCACATCCGGTACGGCTCGTTCGTCCCGGCGCTCTCGCTGCTGCTGTTGCGGAGCTACCTCGGACGGCTGCTCGACGCCGACCGAGGGGGGTTCGGCGACCCGGCGGCCGCCGCACAGCTCCTCGGGATGGGATCGGTCGTCGTCGGGGTCGCGATTGGGCTGGGTGCGCTCCTCGCGTTCGCTCCGGCGGCGGCGTCCGCGGGCGGAGTCGTGGCGCTTCTCGGTCTCGTCTCGTTCGTCGCCGGCGTCGCGACCGAGCGACGGCGGAACGCCGACTTGGAGGTCCGAGTCGACCCGGACGCACCGCCGTGGCGGGGCGGCGTCGAGGCCGACGGGGCCCCGCCGGCCGCGGAGGCCGAGCCGACCGAGCAGACGCCCGCGGGGGAGGACTGA
- a CDS encoding antibiotic ABC transporter permease, whose amino-acid sequence MTASGSGRSAVGGESAPQSRDGVGDSDDVGDPDGAGDRDGVDGRPPAPETDTPCHRVTDDAAARVLEQTLAYAREREYTGWDYFDGMSSRFRRWLPVENKWLNIAIQEGIKRFPVNVRRLMLVEQRQNFKGTALFVMANRAAADRLGDDPYRREADRLSRWLVENRSRGYAGFCGGHQHATQGLDDRLEPRHPGIVSTGYAVRALLSGNDEGAGDRNGSNDGDVDLGDINGLDLDDIDFDDGGSGGRFAAVAESALPFVYEDLNYRESGETARIDYHASAEAGETTVVNANAIAARLLLDIHERRPRAELRERAERILNYVAGQQAEIGGWFYTDPPSASHLSMDNHHNGFILESFLRYREVTGSDRYDDTLERGLKFYRETLFEPSGAPNWDETSAYPKDIHAAAEGIVLFSAAGDTAFASRIIDWTLSNLYAGDGRFYYQKRRFYTKRFTLMRWCQSWMAFALGEYLRARRRERDGD is encoded by the coding sequence ATGACGGCCTCCGGTTCCGGTCGGAGCGCGGTCGGCGGAGAGAGCGCTCCGCAGTCTCGCGACGGCGTCGGAGACAGCGACGATGTCGGTGACCCCGACGGCGCGGGGGACCGCGACGGCGTCGACGGGAGGCCCCCCGCGCCCGAGACCGACACCCCCTGCCACCGCGTCACCGACGACGCGGCGGCGCGGGTGTTGGAGCAGACGCTCGCGTACGCGCGCGAGCGGGAGTACACCGGATGGGACTACTTCGACGGCATGAGCAGCCGGTTCCGGCGGTGGCTCCCGGTGGAGAACAAGTGGCTGAACATCGCGATCCAGGAGGGGATAAAGCGCTTCCCCGTCAACGTCCGCCGGCTCATGCTGGTGGAACAGCGGCAGAACTTCAAGGGGACGGCGCTGTTCGTCATGGCCAACAGGGCGGCCGCCGACCGGCTCGGCGACGATCCGTACCGCCGCGAGGCCGACCGGCTGTCGAGGTGGCTCGTCGAGAACCGGAGCCGCGGGTACGCGGGCTTTTGCGGCGGTCACCAGCACGCGACGCAGGGGCTTGACGACCGGCTGGAACCGAGGCACCCGGGGATCGTCTCGACCGGCTACGCCGTGCGAGCGCTGCTGTCCGGGAACGATGAGGGCGCTGGCGACCGGAACGGTTCGAACGACGGCGACGTCGATCTCGGCGACATCAACGGTCTCGACTTGGACGACATTGACTTCGACGACGGCGGCTCCGGCGGGCGCTTCGCGGCGGTCGCGGAGTCCGCCCTCCCGTTCGTGTACGAGGACCTGAACTACCGGGAGTCGGGGGAGACGGCGCGGATCGACTACCACGCCAGCGCCGAGGCGGGCGAGACGACCGTCGTCAACGCGAACGCGATCGCCGCCCGGCTGCTCCTCGACATCCACGAGCGGCGGCCGCGGGCCGAACTCCGCGAGCGGGCGGAACGGATCCTGAACTACGTCGCGGGCCAGCAGGCCGAGATCGGCGGGTGGTTCTACACCGACCCGCCGTCCGCGTCCCACCTCTCGATGGACAACCACCACAACGGGTTCATCCTCGAATCGTTCCTCCGCTATCGGGAGGTGACGGGGTCGGATCGGTACGACGACACGCTGGAACGCGGCCTGAAGTTCTACCGCGAGACGCTGTTCGAGCCGTCCGGAGCACCCAACTGGGACGAGACGAGCGCCTATCCGAAGGACATCCACGCCGCCGCGGAGGGGATCGTGCTGTTCAGCGCGGCGGGCGACACGGCGTTCGCGTCGCGCATCATCGACTGGACGCTCTCGAACCTGTACGCCGGCGACGGGCGGTTCTACTACCAGAAGCGACGCTTCTACACGAAGCGGTTCACGCTGATGCGGTGGTGTCAGTCGTGGATGGCCTTCGCGCTCGGCGAGTACCTCCGCGCCCGACGGCGCGAGCGAGACGGGGACTGA
- a CDS encoding DUF354 domain-containing protein: MRVVFFTNTPAHVHLYKHAVDRLERAGHDVLVLGRDYGCTVALLDRYELPYRLYGSCGTTKGSLFRNLPRHYARIIPAVRSFDPDVIFGVGAYAAHAGLASRSPAVLVLDSEPTSIDHAISRPFAAAFLTPHAFQKDLGENHYQFRGFCETAYLHPDVYEPNPGIRDDLGLDADEEFVLLRFNAFGSHHDVGQSGFTPDQRRRLIETFADHATVFVSDEGGTLDLGSLPAREFDVHPALLHDALAEARLVVTDTQTVCTEAALLGTPVIRSNSFVGDGDMGNFTELERQGLVVNTTDFDEVVSTGVDVLTDESIGAEWRRRRNEYVGGLVDLTGVIVAWAAAGGPQGVSGIERWRAGTDRASSDRRASVTEEST, encoded by the coding sequence ATGCGAGTCGTCTTCTTCACGAACACGCCCGCCCACGTCCACCTGTACAAACACGCCGTCGACCGGCTCGAACGCGCCGGACACGACGTGCTCGTCCTCGGGCGGGACTACGGGTGTACGGTCGCGCTGCTCGACCGATACGAACTCCCCTACCGCCTCTACGGCTCCTGCGGGACGACGAAGGGGTCGCTGTTTCGGAACCTCCCGCGCCACTACGCCCGCATCATCCCCGCGGTACGGTCGTTCGATCCGGACGTGATCTTCGGCGTCGGCGCGTACGCCGCCCACGCCGGGCTGGCGAGCCGGTCCCCGGCGGTGCTGGTCCTCGACTCGGAGCCGACGTCGATCGACCACGCGATCTCTCGGCCGTTCGCGGCGGCCTTTCTCACGCCGCACGCCTTCCAGAAGGACCTCGGCGAGAATCACTACCAGTTCCGCGGCTTCTGCGAGACCGCGTACCTCCACCCGGACGTCTACGAGCCGAACCCGGGGATCCGCGATGACCTCGGCCTCGACGCCGACGAGGAGTTCGTCCTGCTGCGGTTCAACGCGTTCGGCTCGCACCACGACGTCGGGCAGTCGGGGTTCACCCCGGACCAGCGGCGGCGGCTGATCGAGACGTTCGCCGACCACGCGACGGTGTTCGTCTCGGACGAGGGCGGGACGCTGGACCTCGGATCGCTTCCGGCCCGCGAGTTCGACGTCCACCCCGCGCTGCTCCACGACGCGCTGGCCGAGGCGCGGCTCGTCGTCACCGACACGCAGACGGTCTGTACCGAGGCGGCCCTGTTGGGGACCCCCGTCATCAGGTCGAACTCCTTCGTGGGGGACGGCGACATGGGCAACTTCACCGAGCTCGAACGGCAGGGGCTGGTCGTCAACACCACCGACTTCGACGAGGTCGTCTCCACCGGCGTCGACGTGCTGACCGACGAGTCGATCGGGGCCGAGTGGCGACGGCGGCGGAACGAGTACGTGGGCGGGCTGGTGGATCTCACCGGGGTCATCGTCGCCTGGGCGGCGGCGGGCGGTCCCCAAGGGGTCTCCGGGATCGAACGCTGGCGGGCGGGCACGGACCGAGCGAGTTCGGACCGTCGGGCGTCGGTCACGGAGGAGTCGACATGA
- a CDS encoding Gfo/Idh/MocA family oxidoreductase: MTDDGALRVGVVGVGSMGSHHARVYASSSAVDLVGVADTDRDRAAEIADKHGTRALDRETLLQAVDAVSVVVPTQFHAPIVREALEADTHVLVEKPFVADPAEGRELIDLADRNDLRLQVGHVERFNPAVRALVDVLPEMEVLAVDARRLGPPVDRENTDGVVEDLMIHDLDVLLSLFDAEVDEVFAAGIDGEPHVTSTLRLDNGVLGTVTASRVTHQKIRELAVTGRECRVSVDYLTQSVKIHRHSLPGYVESNGDVRYRSESVVERPQVNNGEPLRAELESFVSAVKTGSTPEVTGHDGIRAIELVRRIRDAVGGPRATVAGTGGR, encoded by the coding sequence ATGACTGACGACGGGGCGCTCCGCGTCGGCGTCGTCGGCGTCGGGAGCATGGGGTCACACCACGCCCGCGTGTACGCCAGCTCGTCCGCGGTGGACCTCGTCGGCGTCGCGGACACCGACCGGGACCGGGCGGCGGAGATCGCCGACAAACACGGGACGCGAGCGCTCGACCGAGAGACGCTCCTACAGGCGGTCGACGCCGTCTCGGTCGTCGTTCCCACGCAGTTCCACGCGCCGATCGTCCGCGAGGCGCTCGAAGCCGACACCCACGTCTTAGTCGAGAAGCCGTTCGTCGCGGACCCGGCCGAGGGGCGCGAGCTGATCGACCTCGCGGACCGGAACGACCTCCGGCTACAGGTCGGTCACGTCGAGCGGTTCAACCCGGCGGTTCGGGCGCTCGTCGACGTGTTGCCGGAGATGGAGGTCCTCGCGGTCGACGCCCGCCGGCTCGGTCCGCCGGTGGACCGCGAGAACACCGACGGGGTGGTCGAGGACCTGATGATCCACGACCTCGACGTCCTCCTGTCGCTGTTCGACGCCGAGGTCGACGAGGTGTTCGCGGCCGGGATCGACGGCGAACCCCACGTCACGTCGACGCTCCGGCTCGACAACGGCGTGTTGGGGACGGTGACGGCGAGCCGGGTCACCCACCAGAAGATCCGCGAACTCGCGGTCACCGGGCGAGAGTGCCGAGTGAGCGTCGACTACCTGACGCAGTCGGTGAAGATCCACCGCCACTCGCTGCCCGGCTACGTCGAGTCGAACGGCGACGTCAGGTACCGCTCGGAGAGCGTCGTCGAGCGGCCGCAGGTCAACAACGGCGAGCCGCTCCGCGCGGAGCTGGAATCGTTCGTCTCGGCCGTGAAGACGGGGTCTACCCCCGAGGTCACCGGCCACGACGGGATCCGGGCGATCGAGCTGGTCCGCCGGATACGCGACGCGGTCGGCGGTCCTCGGGCGACGGTCGCCGGGACGGGGGGACGATGA
- a CDS encoding glycosyl hydrolase, translating into MSRTHSERATERGVADGYGDPLGLGPEARIGGVRDGRLYWTRGRTVGTWTPSEGRVAVGTLPTPGDGGPDAAFRLRHGRLAKRALRPLVGSWTTTNLWPLRGGTLLATVGRRVFRSDDRGRSWEPVHRLPDSSGPMGVLPTSVCLHGGDVYLAEYTLGDDPARILRSRDDGRSWETHVETTAVRHFHGVFDDPYRDDLWATSGDADDESAVGRLDGGEFVRVGSGSQRWRAVGLAFTPRAVLWGMDCSYAERVELLRLRRDGPAEPETIGRTDASAYYAATLPVDGELWVAVATAAEVGADSTAPAGRANRSGDTARVLVASSASSYETWYELAAFRRRRPLGERLPGVPTASAYGFLAADEEMGLFVNPFNARSDAGSVIRVPPEALPRIAEEASAVHAPAPGR; encoded by the coding sequence ATGAGTCGAACCCACTCCGAGCGGGCGACCGAGCGCGGAGTCGCCGACGGGTACGGCGACCCGCTCGGTCTCGGGCCGGAGGCGCGGATCGGCGGGGTCCGCGACGGGCGGCTCTACTGGACCCGCGGTCGAACGGTCGGGACCTGGACCCCGTCGGAGGGGCGCGTCGCGGTCGGAACCCTTCCGACGCCGGGCGACGGCGGCCCGGACGCCGCGTTCCGGCTGCGACACGGGCGGCTCGCGAAGCGCGCCCTGCGCCCGCTCGTCGGCTCGTGGACGACGACGAACCTGTGGCCGCTCCGCGGCGGTACGCTGCTCGCGACGGTCGGCCGGCGAGTGTTCCGGTCCGACGACCGCGGACGGTCGTGGGAGCCGGTCCACCGACTCCCCGACTCTTCCGGCCCGATGGGCGTCCTCCCGACGTCGGTCTGCCTCCACGGCGGCGACGTGTACCTCGCCGAGTATACGCTCGGTGACGATCCCGCACGGATCCTCCGGAGCCGGGACGACGGCCGGAGCTGGGAGACCCACGTCGAGACGACCGCCGTTCGCCACTTCCACGGCGTCTTCGACGACCCCTATCGAGACGACCTGTGGGCGACATCCGGCGACGCGGACGACGAGAGCGCCGTCGGTCGCCTCGACGGCGGCGAGTTCGTCCGCGTCGGGAGCGGGAGCCAGCGGTGGCGGGCCGTCGGGCTGGCGTTCACCCCCCGGGCCGTGCTGTGGGGGATGGACTGCTCGTACGCGGAGCGCGTGGAACTGCTGCGGCTGCGACGCGACGGCCCGGCGGAGCCGGAGACGATCGGCCGCACCGACGCGTCGGCATACTACGCGGCGACGCTGCCGGTCGACGGCGAGCTCTGGGTCGCCGTCGCGACCGCGGCCGAGGTCGGCGCGGACAGCACCGCACCCGCGGGCCGTGCGAACCGGAGCGGGGACACCGCGCGGGTGCTGGTCGCCTCCTCCGCGTCGTCGTACGAGACGTGGTACGAGCTGGCCGCGTTCCGCCGCCGCCGACCGCTGGGAGAGCGTCTCCCCGGCGTTCCGACCGCCAGCGCGTACGGCTTCCTCGCCGCCGACGAGGAGATGGGCCTGTTCGTGAACCCGTTCAACGCGCGGAGCGACGCGGGATCGGTGATCCGCGTCCCGCCCGAGGCGCTGCCGCGGATCGCAGAGGAGGCGTCCGCGGTACACGCGCCGGCTCCCGGCCGGTAG
- a CDS encoding DegT/DnrJ/EryC1/StrS family aminotransferase, protein MSRIAIADPDVGDRELDRIREVLTGGRLADGPVVRTFEREFADYCGVERGVATANGTAALQTALEAVGIGEGDAVVTTPFSFVASANAVRLCGARPVFADIDAATYTLDPEAVEAVVAENDDVAAILPVHLYGLPAEMGRLTEIAEEHDLALIEDAAQAHGATYEGTNVGAFGDAGCFSFYPTKNMTTGEGGMVVTDDQGVADRAARFVNHGRADAAAHGYDHVSVGHNLRLTSLAAAIGVEQLRKLPAYNARRRENAARLSAALSDVPELVLPTEPPERRHVYHQYTVRCPDRAALRDHLDERGVDTAVYYPTLIPDQPAYDGYEASVPTARRIADEVVSLPIHPGLVDEEIDRVAAAVRGHYGLSETGVAADD, encoded by the coding sequence ATGAGCCGGATCGCCATCGCCGACCCCGACGTCGGCGACCGGGAGCTCGATCGGATCCGCGAGGTGCTGACGGGCGGTCGGCTGGCTGACGGCCCCGTCGTCCGGACGTTCGAACGCGAGTTCGCGGACTACTGCGGCGTCGAACGCGGCGTCGCGACCGCCAACGGGACCGCCGCCCTACAGACCGCGCTCGAAGCGGTCGGGATCGGGGAGGGCGACGCGGTCGTCACGACCCCGTTCTCCTTCGTCGCGAGCGCGAACGCTGTCCGGCTCTGCGGCGCTCGGCCCGTGTTCGCCGACATCGACGCGGCGACCTACACGCTGGACCCCGAGGCGGTCGAGGCGGTCGTCGCGGAAAACGACGACGTCGCCGCGATCCTCCCGGTCCACCTGTACGGGCTGCCCGCGGAGATGGGCCGGCTGACCGAGATCGCCGAGGAGCACGACCTCGCGCTGATAGAGGACGCCGCGCAGGCCCACGGGGCGACCTACGAGGGGACCAACGTCGGCGCGTTCGGCGACGCCGGCTGCTTCTCGTTTTACCCCACGAAGAACATGACGACCGGGGAGGGCGGGATGGTCGTCACGGACGACCAGGGAGTCGCCGACCGCGCCGCCCGGTTCGTCAACCACGGCCGCGCGGACGCGGCCGCTCACGGCTACGACCACGTCTCCGTCGGACACAACCTCCGGCTGACGAGCCTCGCGGCCGCGATCGGAGTGGAGCAGCTTCGGAAGCTCCCGGCGTACAACGCGCGCCGCCGCGAGAACGCGGCACGGCTCTCCGCGGCGCTCTCGGACGTCCCCGAGCTGGTCCTCCCGACGGAGCCGCCGGAGCGACGCCACGTCTACCACCAGTACACGGTCCGCTGTCCCGACCGGGCGGCGCTCCGGGACCACCTCGACGAGCGCGGCGTAGACACGGCCGTCTACTACCCGACGCTCATCCCGGACCAGCCCGCGTACGACGGGTACGAGGCGTCGGTTCCGACGGCGCGCCGGATCGCGGACGAGGTCGTGTCGCTGCCGATCCACCCCGGACTCGTCGACGAGGAGATAGACCGGGTCGCCGCCGCCGTGCGCGGCCACTACGGGCTGTCCGAGACGGGGGTGGCCGCGGATGACTGA
- a CDS encoding acyltransferase gives MGDSQRNAPASTVADVRLGAGSTVSERATLGHEYAEDAGPTVLGADATVRSGSIVYADVRAGDGFTTGHNVLVREHTELGDDVLVGTNTVVDGKTTVGSNVSLQSGVYVPQETTIGDDVFVGPGAVLTNDPYPVRQDVDLEGPTLGDSVSVGANATVLPGVTVGERAFVAAGAVVTEDVPPETLVAGVPAATRDLPEPLDGPNSIA, from the coding sequence ATGGGAGACTCACAACGAAACGCCCCGGCCTCGACGGTCGCGGACGTCAGACTCGGAGCGGGGTCGACGGTAAGCGAACGCGCGACGCTGGGACACGAGTACGCCGAGGACGCCGGTCCGACCGTCCTCGGTGCCGACGCGACGGTCCGTTCCGGGTCTATCGTCTACGCGGACGTGCGCGCGGGAGACGGGTTCACGACCGGACACAACGTCTTAGTCAGAGAACACACCGAACTCGGCGACGACGTCCTCGTCGGAACCAACACCGTCGTCGACGGAAAGACGACGGTCGGCTCGAACGTGAGCCTCCAGAGCGGCGTCTACGTCCCGCAGGAGACGACGATCGGCGACGACGTGTTCGTCGGGCCCGGCGCGGTGTTGACGAACGACCCCTACCCGGTCCGTCAGGACGTCGACCTCGAGGGACCGACGCTCGGCGACTCCGTCTCCGTCGGGGCCAACGCGACCGTGCTGCCCGGCGTCACGGTCGGCGAGCGGGCGTTCGTGGCCGCCGGCGCGGTCGTCACCGAGGACGTCCCGCCGGAGACGCTGGTCGCCGGCGTCCCCGCCGCGACCCGCGACCTGCCGGAACCGCTCGACGGGCCGAACTCGATAGCATGA
- a CDS encoding nucleotide sugar dehydrogenase, with translation MTANAPVSESLGLYGVDASADEQRTAFRDGRVPVAVYGMGKIGLPLSLVYAEATGAVTGVDIDSERVATLNRGVNPFDHEPGVSALLSNSVADGRFASTTDGEAAAAAARLHVIVVPTVIDEADDPDLSALEAAAETVRAGLDPGDTVFVESTVPPGTCEDVIEPILTAGDREPGEFGLAHTPERTASGRALRDIRGSYPKVVGGVDAESGRVAELVYGVLTDNDIVRTSDARTAECVKLFEGVYRDVNIALANELATLTDEFGVDVVETIEAANTQPYCDILTPGAGVGGHCIPYYPHFLLAGIEGGAPLIRTAREVNERMPGFVVETLVDALAADGGVEGATVALFGVAYRAGVPETRASPAIDIAHRLDRLGVTVLAVDPILDELPVMPGERVSLDEITGREVDAAVLVTAHDEFRSIDWTAFEREGPDGTRRGIPVVDGRQALDLSGTAHRVYTVGRGWS, from the coding sequence ATGACCGCGAACGCGCCGGTTTCGGAGTCCCTCGGACTGTACGGCGTCGACGCGAGCGCGGACGAACAGCGGACGGCGTTCCGAGACGGGCGGGTCCCCGTCGCGGTGTACGGGATGGGGAAGATCGGACTGCCGCTGTCGCTCGTGTACGCCGAGGCGACCGGTGCCGTCACCGGCGTCGACATCGACTCCGAGCGGGTCGCGACGCTGAACCGCGGCGTCAACCCGTTCGACCACGAGCCGGGCGTGTCCGCGCTGCTGTCGAACTCGGTCGCCGACGGTCGCTTCGCCTCCACGACCGACGGCGAGGCGGCCGCGGCGGCCGCGCGGCTCCACGTGATCGTCGTGCCGACGGTGATCGACGAGGCCGACGACCCCGACCTCTCGGCGCTCGAAGCGGCGGCGGAGACCGTCCGCGCCGGCCTCGACCCCGGGGACACGGTGTTCGTCGAGTCGACCGTCCCGCCGGGGACCTGCGAGGACGTGATCGAGCCGATCCTGACGGCCGGCGACCGCGAGCCGGGCGAGTTCGGTCTCGCACACACTCCCGAGCGCACCGCGAGCGGCCGCGCGCTCCGGGACATCCGGGGGTCGTACCCGAAGGTCGTCGGCGGGGTCGACGCCGAGAGCGGCCGCGTCGCGGAGCTCGTGTACGGGGTGCTGACCGACAACGATATCGTCCGCACCAGCGACGCCCGGACCGCGGAGTGCGTCAAGCTGTTCGAGGGCGTCTACCGCGATGTCAACATCGCGCTCGCCAACGAGCTGGCGACGCTGACCGACGAGTTCGGCGTCGACGTGGTCGAGACCATCGAGGCCGCGAACACCCAGCCGTACTGCGACATCCTCACGCCGGGCGCGGGGGTCGGCGGCCACTGCATCCCGTACTACCCGCACTTCCTCCTCGCCGGCATCGAGGGGGGCGCGCCGCTGATCCGGACGGCCCGCGAGGTCAACGAGCGAATGCCGGGGTTCGTCGTCGAGACCCTCGTCGACGCGCTGGCGGCAGACGGCGGCGTCGAGGGCGCGACGGTCGCGCTGTTCGGCGTCGCGTACCGCGCGGGCGTCCCCGAGACGCGGGCGTCGCCGGCGATCGACATCGCCCACCGGCTGGACCGCCTCGGGGTGACCGTCCTCGCGGTGGACCCGATCCTCGACGAGCTACCGGTGATGCCCGGAGAACGCGTCTCCCTCGACGAGATAACCGGCCGCGAGGTCGACGCCGCGGTCCTCGTCACCGCGCACGACGAGTTCCGGTCGATCGACTGGACCGCGTTTGAGCGGGAGGGCCCCGACGGGACCCGACGCGGGATCCCCGTCGTCGACGGGCGGCAGGCGCTCGACCTCTCGGGGACGGCGCACCGCGTCTACACCGTCGGACGGGGGTGGAGCTGA
- the wecB gene encoding UDP-N-acetylglucosamine 2-epimerase (non-hydrolyzing) has translation MRVCSVVGARPQFVKAFPVSRRLRADHEEVLIHTGQHYDEELSGVFFEDLNIPEPEYNLGVGSGGHAPQTAEMMRLLDEVIEAESPDAVLVYGDTNSTLAAALVAAKREPMLAHVEAGLRSGKWSMPEEVNRVLTDHCSDLLLTPAANAAETLREDNIRGEVVVTGDVMYDAVLAVRDRALGGSTPLPVSGIRPDEYVLATVHRAANTDDPDRLAGILDGLAGIDSPVVLPLHPRTAAALDEHGLYDRAAEELRLVDPVGYVEFLRLLADASKVATDSGGVQKEAFYLDTPCVTLRDETEWVETVEAGWNVLVGADPDRIARALTDRSALPPKPELYGGGDAAERTVAALEAAFGNGPSE, from the coding sequence GTGCGAGTCTGTTCGGTGGTCGGTGCGCGGCCCCAGTTCGTGAAGGCGTTCCCCGTCTCGCGGCGGCTGCGGGCGGACCACGAGGAGGTGCTGATCCACACCGGTCAACACTACGACGAGGAGCTTTCGGGCGTCTTCTTCGAGGATCTAAACATCCCCGAGCCGGAGTACAACCTCGGAGTCGGATCCGGCGGGCACGCCCCCCAGACGGCCGAGATGATGCGGCTGCTCGACGAAGTGATCGAGGCGGAGTCGCCCGACGCCGTGCTGGTGTACGGCGACACGAACTCGACGCTCGCGGCCGCGCTGGTCGCGGCCAAGCGCGAACCGATGCTCGCGCACGTCGAGGCCGGGCTCCGCAGCGGGAAGTGGTCGATGCCGGAGGAGGTCAACCGCGTCCTCACCGACCACTGCTCCGACCTCCTGTTGACGCCCGCGGCGAACGCCGCGGAGACCCTCCGCGAGGACAATATCAGGGGCGAGGTCGTCGTGACCGGCGACGTGATGTACGACGCCGTCCTCGCCGTCCGCGACCGCGCGCTCGGCGGGTCGACGCCGCTGCCCGTGTCGGGGATCCGGCCCGACGAGTACGTGTTGGCGACGGTCCACCGGGCGGCGAACACCGACGACCCGGACCGGCTGGCGGGCATCCTCGACGGCTTGGCCGGGATCGACAGCCCGGTCGTCCTGCCGCTCCACCCGCGGACGGCGGCCGCGCTCGACGAACACGGCCTCTACGACCGCGCCGCAGAGGAGCTCCGGCTCGTCGACCCGGTCGGCTACGTCGAGTTCCTCCGGCTCCTCGCGGACGCCTCGAAGGTCGCCACCGACTCCGGCGGCGTCCAGAAGGAGGCGTTCTACCTCGACACGCCCTGCGTCACGCTCCGCGACGAGACGGAGTGGGTCGAGACCGTCGAGGCCGGCTGGAACGTGTTGGTCGGGGCCGACCCCGACCGCATCGCCCGCGCGCTGACCGACCGGTCCGCGCTCCCACCGAAGCCCGAACTCTACGGCGGCGGCGACGCGGCCGAGCGAACCGTCGCGGCGCTGGAGGCGGCGTTCGGGAACGGACCGTCGGAATAG